The following proteins are co-located in the Streptosporangium brasiliense genome:
- a CDS encoding YcnI family copper-binding membrane protein, translating into MSLSSACRRTVAVAAGVTALTLGLALPALAHVTVNPGSAVQGGFTKVAFRVPNERDDASTSKVEVAFPTDHPLAFVSVKPLPGWEVKVTEGKLPKPVTTEYGEITEAVTKVTWSGGKIEPGQFQEFEVSMGALPKDTDHLVFPATQTYTGGEVVKWADEPKADGSEPERPAPVLKLTPASAEGDGHGAVSASPSAAASATGAAPSVAPAAAAGSADSSDGTARLLGGVGLLAGLAGLVAGVLGLRRGGRAS; encoded by the coding sequence ATGTCGCTTTCCTCTGCCTGCCGCCGCACCGTGGCCGTCGCCGCCGGCGTCACCGCCCTCACCCTCGGCCTGGCCCTTCCCGCCCTCGCCCACGTGACCGTCAATCCCGGCAGCGCCGTACAGGGCGGCTTCACCAAGGTCGCCTTCAGGGTCCCGAACGAGCGTGACGACGCCTCGACCAGCAAGGTCGAGGTCGCCTTCCCCACCGACCACCCGCTGGCGTTCGTCTCGGTCAAGCCGCTGCCCGGCTGGGAGGTCAAGGTGACCGAGGGCAAGCTGCCCAAGCCGGTCACCACCGAGTACGGCGAGATCACCGAGGCCGTCACGAAGGTCACCTGGTCGGGCGGGAAGATCGAGCCCGGCCAGTTCCAGGAGTTCGAGGTGTCCATGGGCGCGCTGCCCAAGGACACCGACCACCTCGTCTTCCCCGCGACCCAGACCTACACCGGCGGCGAGGTCGTGAAGTGGGCCGACGAGCCCAAGGCCGACGGCTCCGAGCCCGAGCGCCCGGCCCCGGTGCTGAAGCTCACGCCCGCCTCCGCCGAGGGCGACGGCCACGGCGCGGTCTCCGCGAGCCCGTCGGCGGCCGCCTCGGCCACCGGCGCCGCGCCGTCGGTGGCGCCGGCCGCGGCCGCCGGGAGCGCGGACTCCTCCGACGGCACGGCCCGCCTGCTCGGCGGCGTCGGCCTGCTGGCCGGGCTGGCCGGGCTGGTGGCCGGCGTGCTCGGCCTGCGCCGCGGTGGCCGCGCCTCCTGA
- a CDS encoding MFS transporter, which translates to MRARLPLRVMRAAAFSAVCVMLAALGHLAAGGSGPAPWAMATGTSAVTVLAVLLAGRERSTATISVGLSAMQLFLHELFAYGDPSGIALTAHPHGQGLGEGLGMLIAHLTATLVTGWWLARGEAALWALLRAAGRRLGALLLLLPSPTAPAPPARAAGAADVPAPARSPLRHTVSRRGPPLPAV; encoded by the coding sequence ATGCGTGCCCGACTCCCGTTACGCGTCATGCGCGCGGCCGCCTTCTCGGCCGTCTGCGTGATGCTCGCCGCCCTCGGCCACCTGGCCGCCGGCGGTTCGGGACCCGCCCCGTGGGCGATGGCCACCGGGACCTCGGCGGTCACGGTCCTGGCCGTGCTGCTCGCCGGGCGCGAACGCTCCACCGCGACGATCAGCGTGGGGCTGTCGGCCATGCAGCTGTTCCTGCACGAGCTGTTCGCCTACGGCGACCCCTCGGGGATCGCCCTGACCGCGCACCCGCACGGTCAGGGGCTGGGCGAGGGCCTGGGCATGCTGATCGCACACCTCACCGCCACGCTGGTCACCGGCTGGTGGCTGGCGCGCGGCGAGGCCGCCCTGTGGGCGCTGCTGCGCGCGGCCGGACGGCGCCTGGGCGCGCTGCTCCTGCTGCTGCCCTCCCCCACGGCGCCCGCCCCGCCCGCCCGCGCGGCCGGGGCCGCCGACGTGCCCGCCCCCGCGCGGAGCCCCCTCCGTCACACCGTCAGCCGGCGCGGTCCTCCACTGCCCGCCGTCTGA
- a CDS encoding LysE family translocator: MIAFAVASLLVSMIPGPTTVVILRQSIRAGRSAGVATVLGNETGWLVWCLTAAFGLSALLLVSELAFDIMRIVGAIVLVWFGVRMLWQARGGPAEDLAASSAVRPSLWSCYRSGLLTNLANPKAGVFALSFLPQFVPEGAPALPMLLLLAVASALIDLAWYLGIVRLVGAAERFFRRPAVRRYLEYVSGTLLIGLAVRLALTAKP; this comes from the coding sequence ATGATCGCCTTTGCGGTCGCTTCCCTGCTGGTGTCCATGATTCCCGGGCCCACCACCGTGGTGATCCTGCGGCAGTCCATCCGCGCGGGCCGGTCGGCGGGGGTGGCGACCGTGCTGGGCAACGAGACCGGCTGGCTGGTGTGGTGCCTGACGGCCGCCTTCGGCCTGTCCGCGCTGCTGCTCGTCTCCGAGCTCGCCTTCGACATCATGCGGATCGTCGGCGCGATCGTGCTGGTCTGGTTCGGTGTGAGGATGCTGTGGCAGGCGCGGGGCGGCCCGGCCGAAGACCTGGCCGCGTCATCGGCCGTCAGGCCCTCGCTGTGGAGCTGCTACCGGTCCGGGCTGTTGACCAACCTGGCCAATCCGAAAGCCGGCGTGTTCGCGCTGTCCTTCCTGCCGCAGTTCGTGCCCGAAGGGGCGCCGGCGCTGCCGATGCTGCTGCTCCTGGCGGTGGCCTCGGCCCTCATCGACCTGGCCTGGTATCTGGGGATCGTCCGGCTGGTCGGTGCGGCCGAGCGATTCTTCAGGCGGCCCGCCGTACGCCGTTACCTGGAGTACGTGTCAGGAACCCTGCTGATCGGTCTGGCCGTCCGCCTCGCTCTGACGGCCAAGCCCTAG
- a CDS encoding lysine N(6)-hydroxylase/L-ornithine N(5)-oxygenase family protein, whose translation MDTLHSEPDSIYDILGVGFGPSNLALAIAVEEHNEGAPATERLHAGFLERQPHFGWHRGMLIDDATMQVSFLKDLVTMRNPASGFSFLCYLQERGRLTDFLNQKTLFPLRIEFHDYFEWAAARVRHLVDYSAEVLAVEPVTTEDGEVRWFDVISRDPQDPGRTVVRRARNISVATGLEPHLPPGTVLSDRVWHNSELIPRVAGLTGAGTPVRRALVLGAGQSAAEAVDYLHRTLTGAEVCAVFAKYGYTPADDSPFANRIFDPEAVDTFFNSPPGVKQSLFDYHRSTNYSVVDMDLIQSLYATTYREKIQGRERLRILNVSRIRDVRALDDRLDVTVEFLPTGERQVLAVDILVHATGYRPQDVGALLGETAKLCLRDEEDAVRVGRDHRVEVAPQVTAGIYLQGSTEHTHGITSTLLSTTAIRAGEIRDSLLAHHARTAPALADRSA comes from the coding sequence GTGGACACACTGCACAGTGAGCCGGACAGCATCTACGACATCCTGGGGGTTGGTTTCGGACCATCGAACCTGGCGCTGGCCATAGCCGTCGAAGAGCACAACGAGGGGGCGCCCGCCACGGAACGGCTCCATGCCGGCTTCCTGGAACGGCAGCCGCATTTCGGCTGGCATCGAGGCATGCTCATCGACGACGCGACGATGCAGGTGTCCTTCCTGAAGGACCTGGTCACCATGCGTAATCCGGCGAGCGGGTTCAGCTTCCTGTGCTACCTGCAGGAGCGCGGCAGGCTGACCGACTTCCTCAACCAGAAGACCCTCTTCCCGCTGCGCATCGAGTTCCACGACTACTTCGAGTGGGCCGCCGCCCGGGTGCGGCACCTGGTCGACTACTCGGCGGAGGTCCTGGCCGTCGAGCCGGTGACGACGGAGGACGGCGAGGTCCGCTGGTTCGACGTGATCAGCCGTGACCCGCAGGACCCGGGCCGCACGGTCGTGCGCCGGGCCCGCAACATCTCCGTGGCCACCGGCCTGGAACCCCACCTACCGCCGGGCACGGTCCTGTCCGACCGGGTCTGGCACAACAGCGAGCTGATCCCGCGCGTCGCCGGGCTGACCGGCGCCGGCACCCCGGTGCGCCGGGCCCTCGTGCTCGGCGCCGGGCAGAGCGCCGCCGAGGCCGTCGACTACCTGCACCGCACCCTCACCGGGGCCGAGGTCTGCGCGGTCTTCGCCAAGTACGGTTACACGCCCGCCGACGACAGCCCCTTCGCCAACCGGATCTTCGACCCCGAGGCGGTCGACACCTTCTTCAACTCCCCGCCCGGGGTCAAGCAGTCGCTCTTCGACTACCACCGCAGCACCAACTACTCGGTGGTCGACATGGATCTCATCCAGTCCCTGTACGCGACCACCTACCGCGAGAAGATCCAGGGCCGGGAACGGCTGCGCATCCTCAACGTCTCCCGCATCCGGGACGTGCGCGCCCTGGACGACCGCCTGGACGTCACCGTGGAGTTCCTGCCCACCGGCGAGCGGCAGGTCCTCGCCGTGGACATCCTCGTCCACGCCACCGGCTACCGCCCCCAGGACGTCGGCGCCCTCCTCGGCGAGACGGCCAAGCTCTGCCTGCGCGACGAGGAGGACGCCGTCCGCGTCGGCCGCGACCACCGTGTCGAGGTCGCACCTCAGGTCACCGCCGGCATCTATCTCCAGGGAAGCACCGAGCACACCCACGGCATCACCTCTACCCTGCTGTCCACCACCGCCATCCGCGCCGGCGAGATCCGCGACTCGCTGCTCGCCCACCATGCGCGCACGGCGCCCGCCCTCGCCGACCGCTCCGCCTGA
- a CDS encoding methionyl-tRNA formyltransferase, with amino-acid sequence MRVVMFGYQTWGHRTLQALLDSDHEVVLVVTHPKSDHAYEKIWDDSVAELADKHGVPVLLRYRPDDEELLRALREAEPDIIVANNWRTWLPPEIFDAPPHGTLNVHDSLLPAYAGFSPLIWALINGEEEVGVTAHRMNAELDAGDVVLQRAVPVGPGDTATDLFHRTVDLIGPIVRDALDLIASGRAQWVPQDRSRASFFHKRSVEDSRIDWDWPAEDLERLVRAQSDPYPNAFTHHRGERIRIVSAAVSQACYGGTPGRVFIREGDGVVIVAGADARSGRRRGLVVKRLRTEDGTEYAAGDYFRTMGGYLTAQP; translated from the coding sequence ATGCGGGTCGTCATGTTCGGCTACCAGACGTGGGGCCATCGCACGCTGCAGGCCCTGCTGGACTCCGACCACGAGGTGGTGCTCGTCGTCACTCACCCCAAGAGCGACCACGCCTACGAGAAGATCTGGGACGACTCGGTCGCAGAGCTCGCCGACAAGCACGGCGTCCCGGTGCTGCTGCGCTACCGGCCCGACGACGAGGAGCTGCTGCGCGCGCTGCGCGAGGCGGAGCCGGACATCATCGTCGCCAACAACTGGCGGACCTGGCTGCCGCCGGAGATCTTCGACGCCCCGCCGCACGGCACGCTCAACGTCCATGACTCGCTGCTGCCGGCGTACGCGGGCTTCTCCCCGCTGATCTGGGCTCTGATCAACGGGGAGGAGGAGGTCGGCGTCACCGCGCACCGGATGAACGCCGAGCTGGACGCGGGCGACGTCGTGCTGCAGCGGGCCGTGCCGGTGGGGCCGGGCGACACCGCGACCGACCTGTTCCACAGGACGGTCGACCTGATCGGGCCGATCGTGCGCGACGCGCTCGACCTGATCGCCTCCGGCCGGGCGCAGTGGGTCCCGCAGGACCGCAGCAGGGCGAGCTTCTTCCACAAGCGGTCCGTCGAGGACAGCCGGATCGACTGGGACTGGCCGGCGGAGGACCTGGAGCGACTGGTGCGCGCCCAGTCGGACCCGTATCCCAACGCCTTCACCCATCACCGCGGAGAGCGGATCCGGATCGTGTCGGCGGCGGTGTCGCAGGCCTGCTACGGGGGCACCCCGGGGCGCGTCTTCATCCGCGAGGGGGACGGGGTGGTCATCGTCGCCGGCGCGGACGCCCGGAGCGGACGGAGGCGCGGGCTGGTCGTCAAGCGGCTGCGGACCGAGGACGGCACGGAGTACGCGGCCGGCGACTACTTCCGGACCATGGGCGGCTATCTCACCGCGCAGCCGTGA
- a CDS encoding ABC transporter ATP-binding protein produces MSTPDPDLRASGLHLAYDNRLVVEDLDLVVPPGRITAIVGANACGKSTLLRALARLLAPRQGSVRLDGRALQSIPTRELAQRLGILPQTPVAPEGLTVIDLVNRGRSPHQTWWRQWSKADEQAVHGALAATGMTDLADRAVDELSGGQRQRAWIAMAVAQGTAVLLLDEPTTYLDLAHQIDVLDLITDLNRREGRTIVMVLHDLNQACRYADHVIAMKAGHIVAEGAPADVITARTVEEIFDLRCQVTTDPVSGTPLIIPMGRHHDARGVGTAAGTAG; encoded by the coding sequence ATGTCGACCCCCGACCCGGACCTGCGGGCGAGCGGCCTGCACCTGGCGTACGACAACCGGCTGGTCGTGGAGGATCTCGACCTGGTCGTCCCGCCGGGCCGCATCACCGCCATCGTCGGCGCCAACGCCTGCGGCAAGTCCACGTTGCTGCGGGCCCTGGCCCGGCTGCTCGCGCCGCGTCAGGGGAGCGTGCGGCTCGACGGCCGCGCCCTGCAGTCCATCCCCACCAGGGAGCTGGCCCAGCGCCTGGGCATCCTGCCGCAGACGCCGGTGGCCCCCGAGGGGCTGACCGTCATCGACCTGGTCAACCGCGGCCGCTCACCGCACCAGACCTGGTGGCGGCAGTGGTCGAAGGCCGACGAGCAGGCCGTCCACGGCGCGCTGGCCGCCACCGGGATGACCGACCTCGCCGACCGCGCGGTCGACGAGCTCTCCGGCGGCCAGCGCCAGCGCGCCTGGATCGCCATGGCCGTCGCCCAGGGCACCGCGGTGCTGCTGCTGGACGAGCCGACGACCTATCTGGACCTGGCCCACCAGATCGACGTCCTGGACCTGATCACCGACCTCAACCGGCGCGAGGGCCGTACGATCGTGATGGTCCTCCACGACCTCAACCAGGCCTGCCGGTACGCCGACCACGTCATCGCCATGAAGGCCGGCCACATCGTCGCCGAGGGGGCCCCGGCCGACGTCATCACCGCGCGGACCGTGGAGGAGATCTTCGATCTGCGCTGCCAGGTCACGACCGACCCGGTCAGCGGCACACCGTTGATCATCCCGATGGGCCGCCACCACGACGCCCGGGGCGTCGGGACGGCCGCCGGGACGGCCGGCTGA
- a CDS encoding FecCD family ABC transporter permease produces MARPSSPRPWRISPHPGDTVPARSHRTFRLAVPPVSGILRPRLVTVCAALAAAVFLVFCWGISVGDYPIGLPAVMRALAGSGDPGTLIVVRELRLPRAVVGLLVGIAFAVSGALFQTMTRNPLASPDMIGLIEGAGTAVVAGIVLGWDGGLGTQTLGLLGALATALVVYLLAWRRGTTGYRIVLVGIGISWICTSATDYLVAGGGRFEAQAAVGWLVGNLNGRAWEQAVPLAVVMAVLVPAALALGRLMRTLQLGDDVAAGLGTPVQPVRLAVLLTGVGLIAFGTAAAGPIAFVALAAPQIAQRLAGTAWPPPVASGLTGALVVLSGDLIARTLISGMELPVGIVTGVLGAPVLLWLLIRANRAGSGG; encoded by the coding sequence GTGGCCCGCCCGTCGTCCCCGCGCCCCTGGCGGATCTCCCCTCACCCCGGCGACACGGTCCCGGCCCGCTCCCACCGGACCTTCCGGCTGGCCGTACCACCCGTCTCCGGGATCCTGCGGCCCCGGCTGGTCACGGTGTGCGCGGCGCTCGCCGCCGCCGTCTTCCTGGTCTTCTGCTGGGGGATCTCGGTCGGCGACTACCCGATCGGCCTGCCCGCCGTGATGAGGGCACTGGCCGGCTCCGGCGACCCCGGGACCCTGATCGTCGTCCGGGAGCTGCGGCTGCCGCGCGCCGTGGTGGGGCTGCTGGTCGGCATCGCCTTCGCCGTCTCCGGCGCGCTGTTCCAGACGATGACCCGCAACCCGCTGGCCAGCCCGGACATGATCGGCCTCATCGAGGGCGCCGGCACCGCCGTGGTCGCCGGCATCGTGCTCGGCTGGGACGGCGGCCTCGGCACCCAGACGCTCGGGCTGCTCGGCGCGCTGGCCACCGCGCTGGTCGTCTACCTGCTCGCCTGGAGGCGCGGCACCACCGGCTACCGGATCGTCCTGGTGGGCATCGGGATCTCGTGGATCTGCACCAGCGCCACCGACTACCTGGTGGCCGGCGGCGGACGGTTCGAGGCGCAGGCCGCCGTCGGATGGCTGGTGGGCAACCTCAACGGCCGCGCCTGGGAGCAGGCGGTCCCGCTCGCCGTCGTCATGGCGGTGCTGGTGCCGGCGGCGCTGGCGCTGGGCCGCCTGATGCGCACGCTCCAGCTCGGCGACGACGTCGCCGCCGGCCTCGGCACCCCCGTGCAGCCGGTCCGCCTCGCCGTGCTGCTGACGGGCGTCGGGCTGATCGCCTTCGGCACCGCGGCCGCCGGGCCGATCGCCTTCGTGGCACTCGCCGCGCCGCAGATCGCCCAGCGGCTGGCCGGCACCGCCTGGCCGCCCCCGGTCGCCTCGGGACTGACCGGAGCCCTGGTCGTGCTCTCCGGCGACCTCATCGCGCGCACGCTGATCTCCGGCATGGAACTGCCGGTCGGAATCGTCACCGGCGTCCTCGGCGCGCCGGTCCTGCTCTGGCTACTCATCCGCGCCAACCGCGCGGGCTCAGGAGGCTGA
- a CDS encoding FecCD family ABC transporter permease, whose amino-acid sequence MIRGEGLRPALLVALLGALLVALCLLSIALGALSIPLDQVIRTLSGHPHSRLIENVIWSVRVPRTALGLTAGAALGLSGALMQALTRNPLADPGLLGVSAGAAFAIVLSVAVLGIGSLLGYIWSAFAGALVASVLVFLLGKLGRSGLTPVKLALAGVAVTALLTSLTSAVVLTDPDALNRYRFWSAGSLAGQDGDAVLRILPFVAAGAVLALACAPTLNSLALGDDVAASLGRRLGLVRLQGVAAVTLLTGGAVAVIGPVVFLGLVVPHIARVLAQYAGLGPDHRWLLPLSAVLAPCLLLVADIAGRLLARPAEIQAGVLVAFIGGPFFIAMVRRRRLAEV is encoded by the coding sequence ATGATCCGTGGCGAGGGGCTCCGCCCGGCCCTCCTCGTGGCGCTGCTCGGCGCCCTCCTCGTCGCACTCTGCCTGCTGTCGATCGCGCTCGGCGCTCTGAGCATCCCCCTTGACCAGGTCATACGGACGCTGTCCGGCCACCCGCACAGCCGGCTCATCGAGAACGTCATCTGGTCGGTGCGCGTGCCGCGCACCGCGCTGGGGCTCACGGCCGGCGCCGCCCTCGGGCTGTCCGGCGCGCTCATGCAGGCGCTGACCCGCAACCCGCTCGCCGACCCCGGCCTGCTGGGCGTCAGCGCCGGCGCGGCCTTCGCGATCGTGCTGTCGGTCGCGGTGCTCGGGATCGGCTCGCTGCTCGGCTACATCTGGTCCGCGTTCGCGGGCGCGCTCGTCGCCAGCGTCCTGGTCTTCCTGCTGGGCAAGCTGGGACGCTCCGGCCTGACGCCGGTCAAGCTCGCCCTCGCCGGGGTCGCCGTGACCGCACTGCTGACCTCGCTCACCAGCGCCGTCGTGCTGACCGACCCGGACGCGCTCAACCGCTACCGCTTCTGGTCGGCCGGCTCGCTCGCCGGTCAGGACGGCGACGCGGTGCTCCGGATCCTGCCGTTCGTCGCCGCCGGCGCGGTGCTCGCGCTGGCCTGCGCGCCCACACTCAACAGCCTGGCCCTCGGCGACGACGTGGCCGCCTCGCTGGGGCGGCGGCTCGGTCTCGTACGGCTCCAGGGCGTGGCCGCGGTCACCCTGCTGACCGGCGGGGCGGTGGCGGTCATCGGCCCGGTCGTCTTCCTCGGGCTGGTGGTCCCGCACATCGCCCGGGTCCTCGCCCAGTACGCCGGCCTGGGGCCCGACCACCGCTGGCTGCTGCCGCTGTCGGCGGTGCTCGCCCCCTGCCTGCTCCTCGTCGCGGACATCGCCGGACGGCTCCTCGCCCGGCCCGCCGAGATCCAGGCCGGGGTCCTGGTCGCCTTCATCGGCGGCCCGTTCTTCATCGCCATGGTCCGCCGCCGTCGTCTCGCGGAGGTGTGA